One part of the Aurantibacillus circumpalustris genome encodes these proteins:
- a CDS encoding tetratricopeptide repeat-containing hybrid sensor histidine kinase/response regulator, with amino-acid sequence MGDTAKAVEYTLRGLAYRLESKDKSAIAHSYNNLARIYANKNDFKTAISKIDSSLILFTERGDKLGVGSSYALKGRVLYRMKNYSLAIPNIRKGLQIFSELKSASPLSISYNNLGEAFYLMGQIDSALYYTEKGFKLSNKLGFPENIKQSSYTLSKIYFQKKKFEDAYKMHVLFKKMTDSVNSISNKKSMFVKNIQYDYQKRAEVDSIKSTQERKIFEAKVKTEKTFSTAVVSILALILIFAGFIFYRYRVSQNQKRIIELQKGEVDKQRALADTRSEIAEKQKKLIEESIKEITATQEKLRLAKEEAERANLAKTDFIANISHEIRTPLNAVLGFSELLKGSTKDPVQEKYVENILTGGKNLMSLINDILDLSKIEAGHVTIQNVPLNLRTILNECKQLFTQTAEDKKLEFKVVFDSTYPITCLVDETRIRQILFNLLGNAFKFTKKGSVSLILDVVNKSEDEMDIRFTVTDTGIGIPKDQQEIIFEAFKQIKGQRTSEYGGTGLGLAITKRLVDVLKGSLTLESKPEIGSCFSFELQNVKVLADRAQSIPIENKVNYDFRGQTLLLVEDITSNRELIKEFLKDSNIKIINAENGQEALDFLKKTKPDIIIMDMLMPVMDGKTAIKIIKSNDHYKSIPLIALTASGLENKDEAVQLLCEDYLRKPIDKKTLLVVLSKYLDVTGAIMKSATLDNSVFSEKLKEQFLPRWNEARALMSIDDILRFAEELHKFACDHNVLEILAYSERLRTLAINFEIEEMNKTFLEFENSIIS; translated from the coding sequence ATGGGTGATACCGCAAAAGCTGTAGAATATACATTAAGAGGATTAGCCTATAGATTAGAGTCTAAGGATAAATCAGCCATCGCGCATTCATATAATAATTTGGCCAGGATATATGCTAATAAAAATGATTTCAAAACTGCAATTAGTAAAATTGATAGTAGTTTAATATTATTTACGGAGAGAGGCGATAAGTTGGGTGTTGGTTCCAGCTACGCGTTGAAAGGAAGAGTTCTCTATAGAATGAAAAATTATTCATTAGCGATACCAAACATTAGAAAAGGATTGCAGATTTTTAGCGAGTTAAAAAGTGCTAGTCCATTATCTATATCATATAATAACCTGGGAGAAGCGTTTTATTTAATGGGCCAAATCGATAGCGCACTTTATTACACTGAAAAAGGGTTCAAATTATCGAATAAATTAGGTTTCCCGGAGAACATCAAACAATCGAGTTATACATTAAGCAAAATTTATTTCCAGAAAAAAAAATTTGAAGATGCTTATAAGATGCATGTGCTTTTTAAAAAAATGACAGATAGCGTGAATAGTATATCGAATAAGAAGTCAATGTTCGTTAAAAACATTCAGTACGATTATCAAAAAAGGGCAGAGGTTGATAGTATTAAAAGTACTCAAGAGAGAAAAATATTTGAAGCAAAAGTGAAAACAGAAAAAACTTTTAGTACCGCTGTGGTGTCAATTTTAGCCTTAATTTTAATTTTCGCGGGATTTATTTTTTATCGGTATCGGGTAAGTCAAAATCAAAAAAGAATTATCGAATTACAAAAAGGCGAGGTTGATAAACAACGTGCTCTTGCGGACACACGAAGCGAAATAGCTGAGAAACAAAAGAAATTAATTGAAGAGTCCATAAAAGAAATTACAGCAACGCAGGAAAAACTTCGATTAGCCAAAGAAGAAGCTGAGCGAGCAAATTTGGCAAAAACCGATTTTATTGCAAATATAAGCCATGAAATTAGAACGCCGTTAAATGCAGTTCTAGGATTTTCTGAATTACTAAAAGGAAGTACAAAGGATCCTGTGCAGGAAAAGTATGTTGAAAATATTTTAACAGGTGGTAAGAACTTGATGTCTTTAATCAACGATATTCTTGATTTATCAAAAATAGAAGCAGGGCACGTAACTATACAAAACGTGCCACTAAATCTTCGAACTATTTTAAATGAGTGTAAACAGCTCTTTACACAAACAGCAGAAGATAAAAAATTAGAATTTAAAGTTGTTTTCGATTCAACTTATCCAATTACCTGTTTAGTCGATGAAACAAGAATTCGTCAAATTTTATTTAATTTATTGGGCAATGCTTTTAAGTTTACTAAAAAAGGAAGTGTATCATTAATTCTTGACGTAGTAAATAAATCTGAAGATGAGATGGATATTAGATTCACTGTAACCGATACAGGCATTGGGATTCCCAAAGATCAACAGGAAATAATATTTGAAGCTTTCAAACAGATAAAAGGTCAAAGGACAAGCGAATATGGAGGAACGGGATTAGGACTAGCAATTACCAAACGTTTGGTAGATGTATTAAAAGGAAGTTTGACATTGGAGAGCAAGCCTGAAATTGGAAGCTGCTTTTCGTTTGAATTGCAAAACGTTAAGGTGCTGGCAGACCGAGCGCAATCAATTCCTATTGAAAATAAAGTTAATTATGATTTTAGAGGTCAAACCTTATTACTTGTTGAGGACATAACTTCTAACAGAGAACTTATTAAAGAGTTTCTTAAGGATTCGAATATTAAAATTATAAATGCAGAGAATGGCCAGGAAGCCTTAGATTTCTTAAAGAAAACAAAGCCTGATATTATCATAATGGATATGCTGATGCCTGTGATGGACGGGAAAACAGCCATAAAAATAATTAAGTCAAATGATCACTATAAATCTATTCCATTAATAGCACTTACTGCATCCGGATTAGAAAATAAGGATGAGGCAGTTCAATTACTTTGTGAAGATTATTTGCGTAAGCCAATTGATAAAAAGACATTATTAGTTGTACTCTCAAAATATTTAGATGTTACAGGAGCAATTATGAAATCTGCAACCCTGGACAATTCCGTTTTTAGCGAAAAGCTTAAAGAGCAATTTTTACCTCGCTGGAATGAAGCACGAGCACTTATGAGCATTGATGATATTTTGCGTTTTGCTGAAGAACTTCACAAATTTGCTTGTGATCATAACGTTCTTGAAATACTAGCGTATTCGGAAAGATTGAGAACACTTGCAATTAATTTTGAAATAGAAGAAATGAACAAAACTTTTTTGGAGTTTGAAAATAGTATTATCAGTTAG
- a CDS encoding LamG-like jellyroll fold domain-containing protein, which yields MKNNYISKVGQGTAKNLNRFINGILLAFLLLSLTVQAQSVGDTIVVKAFKYGSTTRDTSIQFPPSNLTFEKIILKYNMRCKNNLVSTQTAPNQGCGEWDYSCNTYIVDSTKIETELNTTPKYVISNFSGNTFSYTSIPLFDYYNFAQTQVVVNNIVSENQYTVGVGNTAVPNLLKTNERSGHSQILYTAAELTGAGLSAGNIDGILLNVANSGGAANFLKLGIQHTSQTNLNSGAVTLAGFTNVHNANYLFANGSNRVQFHTPFVWNGTSNVLIDYSFTNTGLSSPIILNGAATTFTSGLYANNNYALDLSSSGHVTINSSVFSSINNEITISFWAFGTASLMPTGTSIVYSTGANGSDRNLNIHLPWTNNDIYFDCGFANGGFDRIQKTAIASEQGGQWNHWAFTKNAVTGNMTIYLNGTLWMSGTGKTNPISILNLILGKNTSLLNNYKGKVNEFTIWNKELSQTDVANWMNKPIDATHPFYTNLLAYYKMNEGSGLIVNDTKNTLTSTGVYVQWTYDRGNKLDRMFYETNIRPNIVFLRGTYALTTTSVTVKDSVGRNPNIVQEFSITSNATAIPMAHDIVSPVSTVYLYAATPLNIYNGDTGQLTGTIAVNSQSTIAVTTLNYYKRFPFYNEIMSFVTPYGKGLNLGVDGKTWYYDVSDFAPVLKGKKRFMMTLGGEYQEQMDIDFWFIVGTPPRTVVEFNQLWQGAARIGGSSIASVNNDTRFPTLNVPIISTGEIFKVRSTITGHGSHGEFGQNGGVITHYLNMGGGPNEFSWPITMKCGFIPVFPQGGTWIYTRQGWCPGQTSLLTENYITQYVTPGTTASIDYNCSNPPIPSGDYRYIAAHQLISYGPANHTNDAAIIDVLAPSTKVMYSRTNPMCANPVVLIQNTGLGSVTSVDIDYWLNNSSQKQTYQWVGNLANMDTVSILLPINGLWTNGLQPSNNMFNAEITAVNAVADDYSYNNFYHSKFILPDLLPNEITVEFKTNNNPYENNYKLFDENGIDVSYGTPLVTANTVYADNYEIYGCYKLVVQDAGGDGVQFWNNAAQGTGYVRIKNNVGTVLKTFQPDFGSGFEYSFSTTQPVFVGVKSELADLNIRVFPNPAHDFFEVRGENLQNCSVILTDLIGRSIEVPVKIEKTGLIFDTRNLNAGAYLISISKGNQKTIRKIIIY from the coding sequence ATGAAAAATAATTACATCTCCAAAGTCGGCCAAGGCACTGCCAAAAATCTAAATCGATTTATAAACGGAATTCTTTTGGCTTTTCTTTTATTAAGTCTAACCGTGCAGGCTCAGTCTGTGGGCGATACAATAGTTGTTAAAGCTTTTAAATATGGTAGTACCACGCGTGATACATCCATTCAATTTCCGCCAAGTAACTTAACGTTTGAAAAAATAATTTTAAAATACAACATGCGATGTAAAAATAATTTGGTATCTACACAAACAGCGCCAAATCAAGGCTGTGGTGAATGGGATTATTCTTGCAATACCTATATTGTAGATTCCACAAAAATTGAGACAGAACTTAACACTACTCCGAAATATGTGATTTCAAATTTTAGCGGAAATACATTCAGCTATACGAGTATACCCTTATTTGATTACTACAATTTTGCTCAAACGCAGGTTGTGGTTAACAACATAGTTAGTGAAAATCAATATACTGTTGGTGTTGGAAATACAGCTGTCCCTAATTTACTTAAAACGAATGAGCGTTCTGGGCACTCTCAAATTTTATATACTGCTGCTGAGTTAACAGGCGCTGGTTTGAGTGCCGGGAACATCGATGGTATATTGCTAAATGTTGCTAATAGTGGAGGTGCTGCTAATTTTTTAAAACTTGGAATACAGCACACTAGTCAAACAAACTTAAATTCTGGAGCAGTTACTTTAGCTGGCTTCACAAATGTTCATAATGCAAATTATTTGTTTGCTAATGGAAGCAATCGTGTTCAGTTTCACACTCCTTTTGTTTGGAATGGAACCAGTAATGTTTTAATTGATTATTCTTTTACGAATACGGGATTGAGTTCACCCATTATCTTAAACGGGGCTGCAACCACATTTACAAGTGGCCTTTACGCCAACAATAATTACGCTCTTGATCTTTCCTCGTCAGGCCACGTAACTATAAATTCTTCTGTTTTTTCAAGTATAAATAATGAAATCACTATTTCTTTTTGGGCATTTGGAACAGCAAGTTTAATGCCAACAGGCACATCAATAGTTTACAGTACAGGGGCTAATGGTAGCGATCGTAATTTAAACATTCACTTGCCATGGACTAACAATGATATTTATTTTGATTGTGGGTTTGCAAACGGTGGTTTTGATAGGATTCAAAAAACAGCAATTGCTTCAGAGCAAGGCGGACAATGGAATCATTGGGCCTTTACAAAAAATGCAGTTACAGGTAATATGACTATTTATTTGAATGGAACTTTGTGGATGTCGGGTACTGGAAAAACAAATCCGATTTCTATTTTGAATTTGATTCTTGGAAAAAATACCAGTTTACTTAATAATTATAAAGGCAAAGTAAATGAATTTACGATTTGGAATAAAGAGTTGTCGCAAACCGACGTTGCTAACTGGATGAATAAACCGATTGACGCGACACACCCTTTTTATACAAATTTATTAGCCTATTATAAAATGAACGAAGGTAGTGGGTTAATTGTAAATGACACAAAAAACACTTTAACGTCAACAGGAGTATATGTTCAATGGACTTATGATCGCGGTAATAAGTTAGATAGAATGTTTTATGAAACAAACATAAGACCAAATATTGTTTTTTTAAGAGGAACATATGCTCTAACGACAACATCAGTTACTGTTAAAGATTCGGTAGGTAGAAATCCAAATATAGTTCAAGAGTTTTCTATTACCTCAAATGCCACGGCAATACCTATGGCGCACGATATTGTTAGTCCTGTATCTACAGTGTATTTGTACGCAGCAACTCCATTAAATATTTACAATGGAGATACCGGTCAGCTAACCGGCACTATTGCAGTGAATTCACAGAGCACCATTGCTGTAACAACTTTAAATTACTACAAACGTTTTCCTTTTTACAATGAGATTATGTCTTTCGTAACACCTTATGGTAAAGGTTTAAATCTTGGTGTGGATGGGAAAACCTGGTACTACGATGTAAGCGACTTTGCGCCAGTGCTAAAAGGAAAAAAACGCTTCATGATGACGCTTGGCGGCGAATATCAAGAACAAATGGATATTGATTTTTGGTTTATTGTAGGAACACCACCACGCACCGTTGTAGAGTTCAATCAATTGTGGCAGGGGGCTGCCAGAATTGGTGGATCGAGCATTGCAAGCGTGAATAATGATACACGTTTTCCTACACTAAATGTCCCTATTATAAGTACTGGAGAAATATTCAAAGTAAGATCTACTATTACAGGTCATGGTTCGCATGGGGAGTTTGGTCAAAATGGTGGTGTTATCACACATTATTTAAACATGGGTGGTGGGCCTAACGAGTTTAGTTGGCCAATTACAATGAAATGTGGTTTCATTCCTGTTTTCCCTCAAGGCGGTACCTGGATTTATACTAGACAGGGATGGTGTCCTGGTCAAACTTCACTCTTAACAGAAAATTACATTACACAGTATGTTACCCCAGGTACCACTGCGAGCATAGATTACAACTGTTCTAATCCGCCAATTCCAAGTGGAGACTATCGTTACATCGCGGCTCATCAATTGATAAGTTATGGGCCTGCAAATCACACGAATGACGCTGCTATTATAGACGTATTGGCACCAAGCACTAAAGTTATGTATTCCCGCACTAATCCCATGTGCGCAAATCCTGTGGTACTAATTCAGAATACTGGTCTTGGCTCTGTCACCTCGGTAGATATAGACTACTGGCTAAATAATTCGTCGCAAAAACAAACCTATCAGTGGGTAGGAAATCTTGCTAATATGGATACTGTTTCTATTTTACTACCTATTAATGGACTTTGGACAAACGGCCTTCAACCAAGCAATAACATGTTTAATGCGGAGATCACGGCCGTGAATGCTGTAGCTGATGATTATTCATACAATAATTTTTATCACTCTAAGTTTATTTTACCGGATCTTTTGCCGAATGAAATAACTGTGGAATTTAAAACGAATAACAATCCTTACGAAAACAACTACAAATTATTTGACGAAAATGGCATTGATGTTTCTTATGGAACCCCTCTAGTTACTGCCAATACTGTGTATGCAGATAATTATGAAATTTATGGATGTTACAAATTAGTAGTGCAAGATGCGGGCGGTGATGGCGTGCAGTTCTGGAATAATGCTGCTCAGGGAACTGGCTATGTACGAATAAAAAATAACGTTGGAACCGTTCTTAAAACATTTCAACCCGATTTTGGAAGTGGATTTGAATATAGTTTTAGTACAACGCAACCAGTTTTTGTAGGTGTAAAAAGTGAACTTGCTGATTTGAATATTCGTGTGTTTCCAAATCCTGCACATGACTTCTTTGAGGTGAGGGGAGAGAATTTACAAAACTGTAGTGTGATTTTAACAGATTTAATCGGACGTTCAATTGAAGTGCCTGTAAAAATTGAAAAAACTGGATTAATTTTTGACACACGTAATTTAAATGCTGGTGCATATTTAATATCAATTAGTAAGGGCAACCAAAAAACTATTCGAAAAATAATAATTTACTAA
- a CDS encoding aminoacyl-histidine dipeptidase, protein MSPSLSNIEPKELWNNFSLLNAVPRPSKKEERVIEFIMQFGKDLSLETSKDETGNVIIKKPASKGMEGKAIVALQSHLDMVHQKNGDTDFDFSTQGIEMYIDGDWVKAKGTTLGADNGIGVASIMTILASKDIVHPPIEALFTIDEETGMTGAIGLKGGLMHAKYMLNLDTEDDRELTIGCAGGVDVTATGTYPTEVVGGAVKALRVCVKGLTGGHSGMDIHLGRGNANKLMNRILTQAAEFYGISIHMIDGGSLRNAIPRESNADIIISAKSETAFVSWIKEIETTLKQEHSTTDPNLSVTSTEIEIPKTILNKEFQNKLLRTIYACPVGIYRMSPDIDRLVQTSNNLARVLVKDGSYSIQCLTRSSVDSEKSDLAQAIKSTFELLGASVAFAGAYPGWTPNPSSSIVKLTSNLYKEMYKEEPLVNACHAGLECGILGKNYPQMEMISFGPNIRGAHSPDEKVQITSVQKYWNFLLETLKRIPA, encoded by the coding sequence ATGTCGCCCTCTTTATCAAACATAGAACCAAAAGAACTTTGGAATAATTTTTCTTTATTAAACGCTGTGCCTCGCCCTTCAAAAAAAGAAGAACGCGTAATTGAATTTATCATGCAATTTGGTAAGGACCTAAGTTTAGAAACTTCTAAAGATGAAACAGGGAACGTTATCATTAAAAAACCTGCTAGTAAGGGCATGGAGGGAAAAGCAATTGTTGCACTCCAAAGTCATTTAGACATGGTTCACCAAAAAAATGGTGATACGGATTTTGATTTTTCAACTCAAGGCATTGAAATGTATATTGACGGTGATTGGGTAAAAGCTAAAGGGACAACGCTTGGCGCAGATAATGGAATTGGCGTGGCTTCTATCATGACCATTCTTGCTTCTAAAGACATTGTTCATCCGCCAATCGAGGCTTTGTTTACAATTGACGAAGAAACTGGAATGACCGGCGCCATTGGTTTAAAAGGTGGTTTAATGCATGCTAAATACATGCTGAATCTTGATACAGAAGATGATCGCGAATTAACCATTGGTTGTGCTGGAGGGGTTGACGTAACTGCAACAGGAACATATCCAACAGAAGTTGTAGGAGGTGCCGTAAAAGCCTTGCGTGTTTGCGTAAAAGGGTTAACCGGCGGTCACTCAGGCATGGATATTCACTTGGGGCGCGGTAATGCAAACAAATTAATGAACCGAATACTAACCCAAGCAGCCGAATTTTATGGCATTAGCATTCACATGATTGATGGTGGAAGTCTTAGAAATGCTATTCCTCGGGAGTCAAACGCTGATATTATTATCTCGGCTAAAAGTGAAACGGCATTCGTTTCTTGGATAAAAGAAATTGAAACCACCTTAAAACAGGAACATTCTACTACCGATCCAAACCTATCAGTTACATCCACCGAAATTGAAATTCCAAAAACAATTTTGAATAAAGAATTTCAAAACAAATTACTTAGAACAATTTATGCTTGTCCGGTTGGAATTTATCGTATGAGTCCTGATATTGATCGTTTAGTACAGACTTCAAATAATCTCGCGCGTGTTTTAGTAAAAGATGGCTCCTATTCTATTCAGTGCTTAACACGGAGTTCGGTTGATTCCGAAAAATCAGATTTAGCTCAAGCTATTAAAAGTACTTTTGAGTTATTAGGCGCAAGTGTTGCTTTCGCTGGTGCTTATCCTGGTTGGACGCCAAACCCTTCTTCTTCGATTGTGAAATTAACAAGTAATCTTTATAAGGAAATGTACAAAGAGGAGCCACTTGTAAATGCCTGTCATGCTGGATTAGAGTGTGGTATTTTAGGAAAAAATTATCCGCAAATGGAAATGATTTCCTTCGGACCGAATATTCGTGGCGCTCACTCTCCGGATGAAAAAGTTCAAATTACTTCCGTACAAAAATATTGGAACTTTTTATTAGAGACATTAAAAAGGATTCCTGCTTAA
- a CDS encoding iron ABC transporter permease, with the protein MPFVLKNSNLIKFLILILLFIIGCALSLFFGGTENILTSEINAHNFIFWQIRFPKTLTAIIAGSALSVSGLILQIIFRNPLAGPYVLGISSGASLMVAVGILAGSSLPFVPGFFIGKSFIVLSAITGSVLITLLILLISKKVGSNIILLLIGLMLSQICGAIQVALEYFSDPNDLKTFVIWGMGSLANTTNFDLVIFLPLTLICLLSLLFFIKPLNALLLGQNYVQNAGINFKRSRFYLILISSILTGLTTAFCGPIAFVGIAVPILSRMVFSSSKQQIHFASCILIGSVILLYSDALCSSAIKGMSLPLNMITTLIGAPLVIYLMFRNKHW; encoded by the coding sequence ATGCCATTCGTTTTGAAAAATAGCAATCTTATAAAATTTTTAATTCTCATTCTTCTATTTATAATAGGATGTGCATTAAGTTTGTTTTTTGGTGGTACGGAAAATATTTTAACCTCAGAAATTAACGCACATAATTTTATTTTTTGGCAAATTCGATTTCCCAAAACACTTACAGCAATTATCGCAGGAAGTGCTCTGTCCGTCTCAGGATTAATTCTTCAAATAATTTTTAGAAATCCTTTGGCAGGGCCTTACGTTCTTGGAATCAGTTCCGGTGCATCTCTTATGGTTGCTGTGGGAATTTTAGCTGGAAGTTCTTTGCCATTTGTTCCGGGATTTTTTATCGGAAAAAGTTTTATTGTTTTATCAGCAATTACTGGCAGTGTATTGATAACCTTACTCATTCTTCTTATTTCAAAAAAGGTTGGCAGCAACATTATTCTATTATTAATTGGTTTAATGCTCTCCCAAATATGCGGCGCTATTCAAGTAGCGCTCGAATATTTTTCCGATCCTAACGATCTTAAAACCTTTGTTATTTGGGGAATGGGATCTCTTGCTAATACAACTAATTTTGATCTTGTAATTTTTTTGCCCCTTACCCTCATTTGTTTGCTCTCACTCTTATTTTTTATAAAACCCCTTAATGCATTGCTATTAGGCCAAAATTACGTACAAAATGCCGGTATAAATTTTAAACGTAGTCGCTTTTATCTTATTCTTATTTCCTCTATACTAACTGGTTTAACAACTGCTTTTTGCGGACCAATTGCTTTTGTCGGAATCGCAGTACCAATATTATCACGCATGGTATTCAGTTCCTCCAAACAACAAATTCATTTCGCCTCCTGTATTCTTATTGGAAGTGTTATACTTTTATATTCAGACGCTTTGTGCAGTTCGGCAATAAAAGGAATGTCGTTGCCTCTTAACATGATTACCACTCTGATTGGAGCGCCTTTAGTGATTTATTTAATGTTTAGAAACAAACACTGGTAA
- a CDS encoding ABC transporter ATP-binding protein, whose product MNNNAKISLKHASLGYKKSSETIAILQNLNLDFHSGDFIGIVGLNGIGKSTFLKSICGLLPVLKGEVFIDGESILNSALTDLAKKISIVLTEKIGGFNLTAHDVVAAGQMPYTDSFHRLRQNNIDIISKAIEACGIKDHQWKPVNELSDGLFQKTIIAKALAQQTPIMLLDEPSAFLDYASKHELFILLKKLTEEENKCVLVSSHDLDLIIKYCNKLLIFSEDSVELIPVSEVSANKSFRRIGGGYL is encoded by the coding sequence ATGAACAACAACGCCAAAATAAGTCTTAAGCATGCAAGTCTTGGTTATAAAAAATCAAGCGAAACTATTGCTATTCTTCAAAATTTAAATCTTGATTTTCACTCTGGCGATTTTATTGGCATAGTTGGTTTAAACGGTATTGGCAAATCCACATTTCTAAAAAGCATTTGCGGTTTACTTCCCGTGCTTAAAGGCGAGGTTTTTATAGATGGTGAATCCATCTTAAATAGTGCATTAACTGATCTGGCGAAAAAGATTTCTATTGTCCTAACCGAAAAAATAGGTGGTTTTAATCTCACTGCGCACGATGTTGTAGCGGCGGGACAAATGCCTTATACAGACTCATTTCACCGACTAAGGCAAAATAACATAGATATTATCAGTAAAGCGATTGAAGCGTGCGGAATTAAAGATCACCAATGGAAACCAGTTAATGAACTAAGTGATGGCTTGTTTCAAAAAACAATCATTGCAAAAGCGCTGGCGCAACAAACTCCAATCATGTTGCTAGATGAGCCTAGCGCTTTTCTCGATTACGCTTCCAAACATGAGTTATTTATACTTCTTAAAAAGTTAACTGAAGAAGAAAATAAATGCGTATTGGTAAGCTCCCATGATTTAGATCTTATTATTAAATATTGTAATAAGCTTTTAATCTTTTCTGAAGATTCGGTGGAACTCATTCCTGTGTCAGAGGTTTCGGCCAACAAGTCTTTTCGAAGAATTGGTGGTGGATATCTCTAG
- a CDS encoding SET domain-containing protein has protein sequence MSLKVKKSQLPNAGKGLFTEKPIKKGAKIIEYKGEIIDWKEYEKRVIDNKDGYLFFINKKRCIDAFSTPQHKARFANDAAGIGRMKGLKNNSDYEIFDDKCYIVSRRNIEAGEEIFVNYTKEYWDCVRYNIKHNLNQK, from the coding sequence ATGTCACTAAAAGTAAAAAAGTCTCAATTGCCAAATGCTGGCAAAGGTTTATTCACGGAAAAACCTATTAAAAAAGGCGCAAAAATTATCGAGTACAAAGGCGAAATCATCGACTGGAAAGAATATGAAAAACGTGTAATAGATAATAAAGACGGTTATCTGTTTTTCATTAATAAAAAAAGATGTATTGATGCGTTTTCTACGCCGCAACATAAAGCCCGCTTTGCAAACGACGCCGCTGGTATAGGCAGGATGAAGGGTTTAAAAAACAATTCAGATTACGAGATTTTTGACGATAAGTGTTATATAGTTTCCAGACGAAATATTGAAGCCGGCGAAGAGATTTTTGTAAACTACACAAAAGAATATTGGGATTGCGTGCGATACAATATTAAACACAATCTTAACCAAAAATAA
- the pth gene encoding aminoacyl-tRNA hydrolase translates to MSKFLIVGLGNIGDEYAETRHNIGFKIADQLASSSAVKFSTERYADVAELKHKGKQLILIKPSTYMNLSGKAVNYWLQSEKIEIENMMVLVDELALPFGKIRIGPKGSDGGHNGLKSIQETLNTNNYPRLRFGIANEFNKGGQVDYVLGKWNEEELKTLHERIKIASDSIKAFSFIGLQRCMNEFNNK, encoded by the coding sequence ATGAGCAAATTTTTAATAGTTGGTCTAGGCAATATAGGAGATGAATACGCAGAAACGCGTCATAACATAGGATTTAAGATTGCCGACCAACTAGCATCCTCTAGTGCTGTGAAATTTTCAACGGAACGTTATGCGGATGTTGCTGAATTAAAACACAAAGGCAAACAACTCATTCTTATTAAACCAAGCACATACATGAACCTTAGCGGTAAAGCCGTTAACTATTGGTTGCAATCTGAAAAAATTGAGATTGAAAATATGATGGTATTGGTGGATGAACTTGCCTTACCATTTGGAAAAATACGTATTGGGCCTAAAGGAAGTGACGGCGGACACAATGGCTTAAAAAGTATTCAAGAAACTTTAAATACAAATAACTACCCCCGCCTACGTTTTGGAATTGCCAACGAATTTAATAAAGGCGGTCAGGTAGATTATGTTTTAGGCAAATGGAATGAAGAAGAATTAAAAACGCTTCACGAGAGAATAAAAATTGCGTCGGATTCTATTAAAGCCTTTTCTTTTATTGGACTTCAACGGTGTATGAACGAGTTTAATAATAAATAA